The proteins below come from a single Fodinicola acaciae genomic window:
- a CDS encoding LacI family DNA-binding transcriptional regulator: MPTTIRDVAALAGVSPMTVSRVMRGDAKVSAETRTRVREAAQKLGYRRNELARNLRVGGSTGLLGLVVTNLGNPFYSRLALGVEAVAARHSLRVVLGNTGEDPRSEREMIADLVGRQVDGVIVVPAGSDHSHLTAEALGGVPVVLAARPPIGISTDCVLVDDFGGARAATAKLAAAGHRRIAFLGNPPAVYTGAERFRGFCVALEESGVGLDDRLVRRGQRETAEAEAAAAELLALDDPPTAFFCANNRNTLGALRAIHLRTGAFDGGPAVAGFDDFELADLLPVTVVGYDADEIGRRAAELLMDRLGRADADHDMPPRRVVIPTEIIT, from the coding sequence ATGCCGACGACGATCCGTGACGTGGCCGCGCTGGCCGGCGTGAGCCCGATGACCGTGTCGCGCGTGATGCGCGGCGACGCCAAAGTCAGCGCGGAGACGCGTACGCGCGTCCGGGAAGCCGCGCAGAAGCTCGGATATCGGCGCAACGAGCTGGCCAGAAACCTGCGCGTCGGCGGCTCGACCGGACTGCTCGGCCTGGTGGTCACCAACCTGGGCAACCCGTTCTATTCGCGGCTGGCGCTCGGGGTCGAGGCGGTCGCCGCGCGCCACAGTTTGCGTGTGGTGCTGGGAAACACCGGTGAGGATCCACGCTCTGAGCGCGAGATGATCGCCGACCTGGTCGGTCGCCAGGTCGATGGCGTGATCGTCGTGCCGGCGGGTTCGGATCATTCGCATCTCACCGCGGAGGCGCTCGGTGGCGTGCCGGTCGTGCTGGCCGCGCGACCGCCGATCGGCATCAGCACCGACTGCGTACTCGTCGACGACTTCGGCGGTGCGCGAGCGGCCACCGCGAAACTGGCCGCCGCGGGCCACCGGCGGATCGCTTTTCTCGGCAATCCCCCGGCGGTCTACACCGGCGCGGAGCGGTTTCGCGGTTTTTGTGTGGCACTGGAGGAATCCGGTGTCGGGCTGGACGACCGGCTCGTACGCCGTGGTCAGCGCGAGACTGCCGAGGCCGAGGCAGCGGCCGCGGAGCTGCTGGCACTCGACGATCCGCCGACGGCGTTTTTCTGCGCCAACAACCGAAACACGCTCGGCGCGTTGCGCGCGATCCATCTGCGCACCGGCGCCTTCGACGGCGGTCCGGCGGTCGCCGGCTTCGACGACTTCGAGCTCGCCGACCTGCTGCCGGTCACCGTCGTCGGCTACGACGCCGACGAGATCGGCCGGCGCGCGGCCGAGCTGTTGATGGACCGGCTCGGCCGCGCCGACGCCGACCATGACATGCCGCCGCGCCGCGTCGTGATCCCGACCGAGATCATCACCTGA
- a CDS encoding ROK family protein: protein MTVVPVLEIGGTHVTAALVDARQIVARDKRPLAADGEADEILDTIAACANAVEAPIDAVWGVALPGPFDYADGIARYTGVGKFDRLDGWDFRTELRKRIVPSPQWIEFGNDAVAFGRGEWLAGAAHGHRRVVGLTLGTGVGSAFLADGVAVHSGPTVPPDGYAYRLTARGRPIEDFVSRRAIMAAYAQNVDVDVIAGRARDGEQAARDVLESAFGLLSDTLAPWFSRFGAEIAVVGGAMTGSWDVIGPLLAFGVPSVAANNPDAALLGAAAWAAR from the coding sequence GTGACAGTGGTTCCGGTGCTGGAGATCGGCGGCACGCACGTGACCGCCGCATTGGTCGACGCGCGCCAGATCGTCGCGCGCGACAAGCGGCCGCTGGCCGCCGACGGCGAGGCGGACGAGATCCTCGACACGATCGCGGCGTGCGCCAACGCCGTCGAGGCCCCGATCGACGCGGTCTGGGGTGTCGCGCTGCCGGGTCCGTTCGACTACGCGGACGGCATCGCGCGTTACACCGGCGTCGGCAAGTTCGACCGGCTCGACGGCTGGGATTTTCGCACCGAGCTGCGAAAACGGATCGTGCCGAGTCCACAGTGGATCGAGTTTGGCAACGACGCGGTGGCGTTCGGCCGCGGCGAGTGGCTGGCCGGCGCGGCGCACGGGCACCGGCGGGTCGTCGGCCTGACGCTCGGCACCGGCGTCGGCTCTGCGTTTCTCGCCGACGGTGTGGCCGTCCACAGTGGACCGACCGTGCCGCCGGACGGTTACGCGTATCGGCTGACCGCGCGCGGACGGCCGATCGAGGATTTCGTGTCGCGGCGCGCGATCATGGCCGCGTACGCGCAAAACGTGGACGTCGACGTGATCGCCGGCCGTGCGCGCGACGGCGAGCAAGCGGCCCGTGACGTGCTGGAATCCGCATTCGGCTTGCTGAGCGACACGTTGGCGCCGTGGTTTTCCCGGTTTGGCGCGGAGATCGCGGTGGTCGGCGGGGCGATGACCGGCTCGTGGGACGTGATCGGGCCGTTGCTGGCCTTCGGCGTTCCGAGCGTGGCGGCCAACAATCCGGATGCCGCCCTGCTCGGCGCGGCGGCATGGGCGGCGCGCTGA
- a CDS encoding class I mannose-6-phosphate isomerase, with amino-acid sequence MDAIWYDREPRYPVAGGSVVDGWPAAVASLPATPFTLALDGPANLPWDAVITTLTSTFVDRDVTVLDTREAYAPWHTIVARTESDPLTGDPHFAKLPAAGLADLFREPLAPPAGTDVRIVCGPGAALAATDLLWYADIPKRYAEADIAAGRGVNLGTENATLRRLFFVDWPILDAHRDAIAPRIDRWIDLQEGMRSISGDALRESLAVLATSPVRTRPYFNSTPWGGHWAQRELGFSPDATNTALGYELIAPESGILLGNSATAQVEVPFQLLVVLHPDEVMGAARPDFGTSFPIRFDYLDTDGGDNLSLHCHPKERYMREVFGWPYTQHETYYLVHGSEGSRVFLGLRSDVDTEVFRKQVERAVTRAEPVEVTEHVQTFPAEPGQLFMIPAGTPHASGAGNVVLEISATPYLYSLRFYDWLRLGLDGKPRPLPYEHGFANLETERIGRRVGEELVQRPRQVAGGDGWSELVVGALDEMFYEVRRLEIAPSHAAKQDTAGHFHVLNVTAGAAVVIETATRTHRLARAETLVVPAAVGPYEVRVIGDEPVHVVKAWVP; translated from the coding sequence ATGGATGCGATCTGGTACGACCGCGAGCCGCGCTATCCGGTGGCCGGCGGCAGCGTGGTCGACGGCTGGCCGGCGGCGGTCGCGAGCCTTCCGGCAACGCCGTTCACGCTCGCGCTGGACGGCCCGGCCAACCTGCCGTGGGATGCCGTGATAACCACTCTGACCAGCACTTTCGTCGACCGCGACGTGACAGTCCTGGACACTCGCGAGGCGTACGCGCCGTGGCACACGATCGTCGCGCGCACGGAGAGCGATCCGCTGACCGGCGATCCACACTTCGCCAAGCTGCCGGCGGCCGGCCTCGCCGACCTGTTCCGCGAGCCGCTGGCGCCGCCGGCCGGCACCGACGTACGCATCGTCTGCGGCCCCGGCGCCGCGCTCGCCGCCACCGACCTGCTCTGGTACGCCGACATCCCCAAGCGCTACGCCGAAGCCGACATCGCGGCTGGCCGTGGCGTCAACCTCGGCACCGAAAACGCGACGCTGCGCCGGCTTTTCTTCGTGGACTGGCCGATCCTGGACGCGCACCGCGACGCGATCGCGCCGCGGATCGACAGGTGGATCGACCTGCAGGAAGGCATGCGGTCGATCAGCGGCGACGCGCTGCGGGAAAGCCTTGCCGTGCTGGCAACATCACCGGTGCGTACCCGGCCGTATTTCAACAGCACGCCGTGGGGTGGTCACTGGGCTCAGCGCGAGCTCGGTTTTTCGCCCGATGCCACCAACACCGCGCTCGGCTATGAGCTGATCGCGCCGGAAAGCGGCATCCTGCTCGGAAACTCCGCGACCGCGCAGGTCGAGGTGCCGTTCCAGCTGCTGGTCGTGCTGCATCCGGACGAGGTGATGGGAGCCGCGCGACCGGATTTCGGCACGTCCTTTCCGATCCGCTTCGACTATCTGGACACCGACGGCGGCGACAACCTGTCGTTGCACTGTCATCCGAAAGAGCGCTACATGCGCGAGGTCTTCGGCTGGCCGTACACGCAACACGAGACCTACTATCTGGTGCACGGCAGCGAGGGATCGCGGGTCTTCCTCGGCCTGCGGTCCGATGTGGACACCGAGGTTTTCCGCAAACAGGTGGAAAGAGCGGTCACCCGCGCCGAGCCGGTGGAGGTGACCGAGCACGTCCAGACCTTCCCGGCCGAGCCGGGCCAACTGTTCATGATCCCGGCCGGCACGCCGCACGCCAGCGGCGCCGGCAACGTCGTGCTGGAAATCAGCGCCACGCCTTACCTTTACTCGCTGCGGTTCTATGACTGGCTGCGGCTCGGTCTGGACGGAAAGCCGCGGCCGCTGCCGTACGAGCACGGCTTCGCCAACCTGGAGACCGAGCGGATCGGCCGGCGCGTCGGCGAAGAGCTGGTGCAGCGGCCGCGCCAGGTCGCCGGCGGCGACGGGTGGAGCGAGCTGGTCGTCGGCGCGCTCGACGAGATGTTCTACGAGGTGCGGCGACTGGAAATCGCGCCGAGTCACGCCGCGAAGCAGGACACCGCCGGCCATTTCCACGTGCTCAACGTGACCGCCGGTGCCGCCGTCGTCATCGAGACGGCCACCCGTACGCACCGGCTCGCGCGAGCCGAGACGCTGGTGGTGCCAGCGGCGGTCGGACCGTACGAAGTGCGGGTCATTGGCGACGAACCGGTGCACGTAGTGAAAGCATGGGTTCCGTGA
- a CDS encoding ABC transporter substrate-binding protein has translation MTTRRSVLGAGLALSGTALATAGCGVGSVTPPGTVSIYTDNPGWNASLQAGGAVLRRRTGVGLTPQELPSTTSFQQVIKASLRTRKTPDLIKWWSGYRLEDLARTGGATDLTDIWSAAEKNGWVRPTLRPAFTSGGRIYGLPMNLAFWVVFYNPKMFAKHGVGVPKTWAELEAAAALFASRKITPFFGTTAGRWPAFIWFQEIVSKLDPDFYERLMSGRARYTDPTAVRAMRLWKSLLDRKWFTPLDTSDSDAASLLKQEKLAMLPFGTFINTNFAKNGMKPGVDVQAFVLPTVDPQTPRSVIFEASALMLPRKAPRREAALRLMRQWLAPEAQTAFTYGLQDGSPDPLVKPPNPLVAGLLEQTRNVRLLNRFWESSPPALVESAVDDLGSFLLDPSSYPTVLQNLQDKADAEWAVWRNDS, from the coding sequence ATGACCACACGCCGGAGCGTGCTAGGAGCCGGCCTCGCGCTGTCTGGGACCGCACTGGCGACCGCGGGTTGCGGCGTCGGGTCCGTGACACCGCCGGGGACGGTCAGCATCTACACCGACAATCCCGGTTGGAACGCCAGCCTGCAGGCCGGTGGTGCGGTGCTGCGGCGCCGGACCGGTGTCGGGCTGACTCCGCAGGAGTTACCCAGCACGACCTCGTTCCAGCAGGTCATCAAGGCGTCCCTGCGGACGAGGAAAACGCCTGACCTGATCAAGTGGTGGTCCGGCTATCGGTTGGAGGACCTGGCGCGTACGGGCGGCGCCACCGACCTGACCGACATCTGGTCCGCGGCCGAGAAAAACGGCTGGGTCCGGCCGACCCTGCGGCCGGCTTTCACCTCCGGCGGCCGGATCTACGGCCTGCCGATGAACCTCGCGTTCTGGGTTGTCTTCTACAACCCCAAGATGTTCGCCAAGCATGGTGTCGGCGTGCCGAAGACGTGGGCCGAGCTGGAGGCGGCGGCCGCGCTGTTCGCCTCTCGTAAGATCACGCCGTTTTTCGGCACCACGGCCGGACGCTGGCCGGCGTTCATCTGGTTTCAGGAGATCGTGTCCAAACTGGACCCCGATTTCTACGAGCGGCTGATGAGCGGCAGGGCGCGCTACACCGATCCGACCGCCGTACGCGCGATGCGGCTGTGGAAGTCGCTGCTGGACCGGAAGTGGTTCACCCCGCTGGACACCTCGGACAGCGACGCGGCTTCCCTGCTGAAGCAGGAAAAACTCGCGATGCTGCCGTTTGGCACCTTCATCAACACCAACTTTGCCAAGAACGGCATGAAACCCGGCGTCGACGTGCAGGCGTTCGTGCTGCCGACGGTCGATCCGCAGACGCCGCGGTCCGTCATTTTCGAGGCGTCCGCGCTGATGTTGCCGCGCAAGGCGCCGCGCCGCGAGGCCGCGTTGCGGCTGATGCGGCAGTGGTTGGCGCCGGAGGCGCAGACGGCTTTCACGTACGGGCTGCAGGACGGGTCGCCGGATCCGTTGGTGAAACCGCCGAACCCATTGGTTGCCGGCCTGTTGGAGCAGACCAGGAACGTCCGGCTGCTGAACAGGTTCTGGGAGTCCAGTCCGCCGGCGCTGGTGGAGAGCGCCGTCGACGACCTCGGCAGTTTCCTGCTCGATCCCTCGAGCTATCCCACGGTGCTGCAAAACCTGCAGGACAAGGCGGACGCCGAATGGGCCGTCTGGAGGAACGACTCATGA
- a CDS encoding carbohydrate ABC transporter permease, producing MTQTIARPDRLTSRPRIVRPRSSTQPVGRAASIPFLAPAVIFVGVLLVYPFLASVWSSLFDDNGFTQRFVGLDNFGKLVADPILARSLLNTLMWVVGTLVLPVVLGLAIAVASNSLSRRWGAFVRGAIVLPYAISGSATAALWHFLLESHGAVNQVLNTVGLGGLTTSWLLNWPQNTLSMIVASTWQATGFSVILFLVGLQSIPRDTVEAASIDGAGGWRMFASIIFPQLRPVTVVVVGMALVNSLKSFDIIWVLTQGGPARTSETLALTMYRETFLLFHVGYGSAVAVLLTVIVIAAAWLYLRTQLPRVR from the coding sequence ATGACCCAGACAATCGCGCGACCGGACCGGCTCACCAGCCGGCCACGGATCGTACGGCCACGCAGCAGCACGCAACCGGTCGGCCGCGCCGCGTCGATCCCCTTCCTGGCGCCGGCGGTCATCTTCGTCGGCGTGCTGCTCGTCTATCCGTTCCTGGCCAGCGTGTGGTCGAGCCTGTTCGACGACAACGGATTCACCCAGCGGTTCGTCGGCCTGGACAACTTCGGCAAGCTCGTCGCCGACCCGATTTTGGCGCGGTCACTGCTCAACACGCTGATGTGGGTCGTCGGCACGCTGGTGCTGCCGGTGGTGCTGGGCCTCGCGATCGCGGTCGCGTCCAACTCGCTGTCGCGGCGCTGGGGTGCCTTCGTACGCGGCGCGATCGTGTTGCCGTACGCGATCTCCGGCTCCGCGACGGCCGCTCTTTGGCATTTCCTGTTGGAAAGTCACGGCGCGGTCAACCAGGTCCTGAACACGGTCGGTCTCGGCGGCCTGACCACCAGCTGGCTGTTGAACTGGCCGCAGAACACGCTGTCGATGATTGTCGCGAGCACCTGGCAGGCGACCGGCTTCAGCGTGATCCTGTTTCTGGTTGGCCTGCAGTCGATCCCGCGGGACACCGTGGAGGCGGCGTCGATCGACGGCGCCGGCGGCTGGCGGATGTTTGCCAGCATCATCTTTCCGCAGCTGCGGCCGGTCACCGTCGTCGTGGTCGGCATGGCGTTGGTGAACAGCCTGAAATCCTTCGACATCATCTGGGTGCTGACCCAGGGCGGTCCGGCGCGTACGTCCGAGACGCTCGCGTTGACCATGTATCGCGAGACTTTCCTGCTGTTCCACGTCGGATACGGCTCGGCCGTGGCGGTGCTGCTCACCGTCATCGTCATCGCCGCCGCGTGGCTCTATCTGCGTACGCAGCTGCCGCGAGTGAGGTGA
- a CDS encoding carbohydrate ABC transporter permease, with translation MGRVFRNVFLGICVVLWIAPLWLLVVNTIAPADTYAEDSPQWWPDGFGLLGNLARAWTEAGIGAGFANSVLYAVVCSAVAVLIATMAGFAVVVLPVRRPVLWFWFIYSGTLFPLQMFLAPLFGMYAESDLYDTQLGLGLVYVALAIPFAFFVVRNQLTTIPAELTEAAQLDGASWWRIFGSIHLPLMRTAMLAAFAFQFTWVWNDLLFGITLARSPQVTPVMAALASLSGNYGSVPTPVILTGALIVSIPTIAIFLGFQRAFARGIGASL, from the coding sequence ATGGGTCGCGTGTTTCGCAACGTGTTTCTCGGCATCTGTGTGGTGCTGTGGATCGCACCGCTGTGGCTGCTGGTGGTGAACACGATCGCACCGGCCGACACCTACGCGGAGGATTCGCCGCAGTGGTGGCCGGACGGCTTCGGCCTGCTGGGAAACCTGGCCAGGGCCTGGACCGAGGCGGGGATCGGTGCCGGATTCGCAAACAGCGTTCTCTATGCCGTCGTGTGCTCCGCCGTCGCCGTGCTGATCGCGACGATGGCCGGCTTCGCGGTCGTGGTGTTGCCGGTGCGCCGGCCGGTGTTGTGGTTCTGGTTCATCTATTCCGGCACGCTCTTCCCGCTGCAGATGTTTCTCGCGCCGCTGTTCGGCATGTACGCCGAGTCCGACCTCTACGACACGCAGCTCGGCCTCGGCCTGGTCTATGTGGCGCTAGCCATCCCGTTCGCGTTTTTCGTCGTACGCAACCAGTTGACGACCATCCCGGCCGAGCTGACCGAGGCGGCGCAGCTCGACGGCGCGAGCTGGTGGCGCATTTTCGGCAGCATCCACCTGCCGCTGATGCGTACGGCCATGCTGGCCGCCTTCGCCTTCCAGTTCACCTGGGTCTGGAACGACCTGCTTTTCGGCATCACGCTGGCACGCAGCCCGCAGGTGACGCCGGTGATGGCCGCGCTGGCCAGCCTGTCCGGCAACTACGGCAGCGTGCCGACACCGGTCATCCTGACCGGTGCGCTTATCGTGTCCATTCCGACCATCGCCATCTTCCTCGGATTCCAGCGAGCCTTCGCTCGCGGAATCGGCGCCTCTCTCTAG
- a CDS encoding glycoside hydrolase family 38 C-terminal domain-containing protein — MTTRSLVRASVWDADRVRTSLRDSTVAAEAVVGGRKVRAYVEPLLKDDGNGGLLQSIRLDAQVSRVDVRTESGQAVAASVIDGPAGVRVLVPAVDAAQRLSFAFPELGGESVCVTVTPQRQWTIHLIHHSHLDIGYTDPQGTVLHEHQSFLDSCLDLARSTDDWPDDARFRWCVEALWSLRQWTTARPAAQVEEFFERVRQGRIELTAMPFNLHTETCSTDELHELLRLSREVADKHGIRFSSAMQTDVPGAVVGLPDVLASNGIRYLSVAHNWAGRSVPHLVGGDRLPRLFRWRTPAGSSVLVWVTDTPHGLAYMEGPMLGFDTNYQLVDDLLPAYLTSLASKPYPYEGGVFGWPLASAPSEREPYPWDILHLRIQGHFADNAPPRRIIAETVRQWNQTWAYPRLRLSRNEDFFVDAENRLGEAIQTFTGDWSDWWVDGVGSGARPLALTRRAQATVADAQTVGALATVYGAAGVEDARDIYENMSLFDEHTWGASDPWTDGEEGGDSGEKQWHWKYSKALAAHDDALALLDRAGARLGSRLPSDSDALLSYWVVNTCSWQRTEIVRAFLPESVAALDAPVRVRDGRSGAILPHDEQPQTNPNHRDAGRFLLVRVDDVPSVGAVRLDVLAADEQPEPASAVAGTVMENEFLRVEVDLATAAVSSIVDKATGREWVDRDSLVGFNAYVYDRYASTGGFNHLSSRTEADEALNLLGERGVAEHAALVSHTSSATGSELVIQSTAPGTRRLSTTFRLPAGIARLDIENRIAKNATMVKESAYFAFPFAASDPVLRAEATGGVTGTGLPVVPGSAHHMRAVRRWVTVRSGDATAAWATQDAPLLQVGNIALPYAPFPPTLPADQPATLYSWVHNNLWDTNFPSQQAFDMVFRYSVAVGGQVRGHHVSAAGSRPLHAVRAAGPASAAADFSLVGIDDTRVRLVGLTIPSDGRVLLRLQSFAEEPTTVAVTLGFGVRAAYEASYLGASGAPIEASDGRLSVSLPPLSTSAILAELSD, encoded by the coding sequence ATGACCACCCGTTCGCTGGTCCGCGCGTCCGTCTGGGACGCCGACCGGGTCCGCACCAGCCTGCGCGACTCCACGGTCGCCGCCGAAGCCGTTGTCGGCGGCCGGAAAGTCCGCGCGTACGTCGAGCCTTTGCTCAAGGACGACGGAAACGGCGGCCTGCTGCAGTCGATCCGGCTGGACGCCCAGGTTTCCCGGGTGGACGTACGCACCGAGAGCGGGCAGGCGGTCGCAGCCTCGGTGATCGACGGACCGGCGGGCGTACGCGTGCTGGTGCCGGCCGTCGACGCTGCCCAGCGGCTGTCGTTCGCATTCCCGGAGCTCGGCGGCGAGTCCGTCTGCGTGACCGTGACACCGCAGCGGCAGTGGACGATCCACCTGATCCATCATTCGCATCTGGACATCGGTTACACCGATCCGCAAGGCACCGTGCTGCATGAGCACCAATCTTTTCTCGACTCGTGCCTGGATCTGGCCAGGAGCACCGACGACTGGCCGGACGACGCACGGTTTCGTTGGTGTGTCGAGGCTCTCTGGTCGCTGCGCCAGTGGACGACCGCGCGGCCGGCGGCGCAGGTGGAGGAGTTTTTCGAGCGCGTACGGCAAGGCCGCATCGAGCTGACCGCGATGCCGTTCAACCTGCACACCGAGACCTGCTCCACCGACGAGCTGCACGAGCTGCTGCGGCTTTCTCGTGAGGTGGCCGACAAACACGGCATACGGTTTTCCTCCGCGATGCAGACCGACGTGCCAGGAGCCGTCGTCGGACTGCCGGACGTGTTGGCCAGCAACGGCATCCGATATCTGTCGGTCGCGCACAACTGGGCCGGCCGGTCGGTGCCACATCTGGTCGGCGGCGACCGGCTGCCGCGGCTGTTCCGGTGGCGTACGCCGGCCGGCTCGAGCGTTTTGGTGTGGGTGACCGACACCCCGCACGGACTGGCCTACATGGAAGGTCCGATGCTCGGTTTCGACACCAACTACCAGCTGGTCGACGACCTGCTGCCGGCCTATCTCACGTCGCTGGCCAGCAAGCCCTATCCGTACGAAGGCGGGGTTTTCGGCTGGCCGCTGGCCTCCGCGCCGAGCGAGCGCGAGCCGTATCCGTGGGACATCCTGCACCTGCGCATCCAGGGACATTTCGCCGACAACGCGCCACCGCGGCGGATCATCGCCGAGACGGTCAGGCAGTGGAACCAGACCTGGGCCTATCCGCGGCTGCGGCTCTCGCGTAACGAGGATTTCTTCGTGGACGCGGAAAATCGGCTGGGCGAGGCGATCCAGACCTTCACCGGCGACTGGTCGGACTGGTGGGTCGACGGCGTCGGCTCCGGCGCGCGACCGCTTGCTTTGACGCGGCGCGCGCAGGCCACCGTCGCCGACGCCCAGACGGTTGGGGCGCTGGCCACTGTGTACGGCGCCGCCGGCGTTGAAGACGCCAGGGACATCTACGAAAACATGTCACTGTTCGACGAACACACCTGGGGTGCCTCGGATCCGTGGACCGACGGCGAGGAAGGTGGCGACTCGGGCGAAAAACAGTGGCACTGGAAGTATTCGAAGGCGCTGGCGGCACACGACGACGCGCTGGCGTTGCTCGACCGCGCTGGCGCGCGCCTTGGCAGCCGGTTGCCGTCCGACTCCGACGCGCTGCTGTCCTATTGGGTCGTGAACACGTGTTCCTGGCAGCGCACCGAGATCGTACGCGCGTTCCTGCCGGAATCCGTTGCCGCACTGGACGCGCCGGTGCGGGTGCGAGACGGACGCAGCGGTGCCATCCTGCCGCATGACGAGCAACCACAGACCAACCCCAACCACCGCGACGCCGGCCGGTTTCTGCTCGTACGCGTCGACGACGTGCCGTCAGTCGGCGCCGTACGGCTGGACGTCCTCGCCGCTGACGAGCAGCCGGAACCGGCTTCGGCGGTGGCCGGCACGGTCATGGAAAACGAGTTTCTGCGTGTGGAGGTCGATCTGGCCACCGCCGCGGTGTCGTCCATTGTGGACAAGGCGACCGGCCGCGAATGGGTCGACCGGGATTCTTTGGTCGGTTTCAACGCCTACGTCTATGACCGCTATGCGTCGACCGGTGGATTCAACCATCTTTCCAGCCGTACGGAGGCGGACGAGGCGCTGAACCTGCTCGGTGAGCGCGGCGTCGCCGAGCATGCCGCGCTGGTGTCGCACACGTCCAGTGCCACCGGCTCGGAGCTGGTGATCCAGTCGACGGCGCCGGGTACGCGACGGTTGTCGACGACTTTCCGGCTGCCGGCGGGAATCGCCCGGCTGGACATCGAAAACCGGATCGCCAAGAACGCCACAATGGTCAAGGAAAGCGCGTATTTCGCCTTTCCGTTCGCCGCGTCCGATCCGGTCCTGCGGGCCGAGGCGACCGGCGGCGTGACCGGCACCGGCCTGCCGGTCGTGCCGGGATCGGCGCACCACATGCGAGCCGTTCGGCGCTGGGTCACCGTACGATCCGGTGACGCGACCGCCGCCTGGGCCACGCAGGACGCTCCGTTGCTGCAGGTCGGCAACATCGCGCTGCCGTACGCGCCGTTTCCGCCGACGTTGCCGGCGGACCAGCCGGCCACGCTCTATTCCTGGGTCCACAACAACCTGTGGGACACCAACTTTCCGTCGCAGCAGGCCTTCGACATGGTGTTCCGCTACAGCGTCGCGGTCGGCGGCCAGGTGCGCGGTCACCACGTGTCGGCGGCCGGCAGCCGGCCGCTGCACGCCGTACGCGCCGCCGGTCCGGCCAGCGCGGCGGCCGACTTCTCGCTGGTCGGCATCGACGACACGCGCGTCCGGCTGGTCGGCCTGACCATACCGTCGGACGGTCGTGTGCTGCTGCGCCTGCAGTCCTTCGCGGAGGAGCCGACCACCGTCGCGGTGACCCTCGGGTTCGGTGTTCGCGCAGCGTACGAGGCAAGTTACCTGGGCGCCAGCGGCGCGCCGATCGAGGCGAGCGACGGTCGCCTGTCGGTGTCGCTGCCGCCACTGTCCACCTCGGCGATCCTCGCCGAACTGTCCGATTAG